The Gossypium hirsutum isolate 1008001.06 chromosome A03, Gossypium_hirsutum_v2.1, whole genome shotgun sequence genome contains the following window.
TTGGGTTTTGTCTCTCCTTATGAGAAGCTTTTCAACACTAAACCATCCTACTCCTTCCTTCGAACATTTGGTTGTCTTTGCTTCCCATACCTTCGACCGTACACCACAAATAACCTTCCATTTCGATCTAGTCCATGCACCTTTCTAGGATACTCACCTATTTACAAAGGGTATCGCTGTCTAGCTAGTAATTGTTGTATATACACATCCCAccatgttacctttcatgaaacCGAATTTCCTTTTAAGACTCTTAATGACAAACCTGCTTCACCTGCATCACAACCTCATACTAGTTCCAAATTAAATGTCTTGGTCTCTCCACAAAACCAATAGCGACCGTGCAGCATTTTTTTACCCATCAGGTCTTTGTTTGTTTCTTATCCTCTGCCTGACACAAGTCTTTCCACTTCACCTATTCCAGTCACTTCACTTGCTTCTTCTAACAGTCCAATGTCTCAGTCCTCTCCTACTACCTCTCTTGTTCCTCCTTCTTCCTCATTCCCTCTCCTACGAAACACAAATGCGATGGTTACTCGAAGTAAGGCAGGTGTCTTTAAACCTAAAGTTTATCTAAGCATCACTTCTTGTTCACCACCTGACAACCCTACAGATATTCATGCTGCTATGGTTCATCAGTGCTGGAAAGATGTCGTTCAGGCTGAATTACAAGCTCTTGTGCGCAACAATACATGGACTATTTGTCCCCTTCCTAACCATCATAGAACAGTTGGTTGTAAATGGCtatttaaagtaaaaaagaaagCTGATGGAACCATTGATCGTTACAAAGCTAGATTAGTTGCGAAGGGGTTCTCTTAACATGCAGGGACAGACTTTCGAGATACATTCAGTCCAGTGGTACGAGCAGTTACCATTCGGACCATACTTGCTGTTGCTGTCATGAAGGGTTAGAGGCTGCATCAAATCGATGTCAATAATGCCTTCTTGAATGGGGAGCTGACTGAGGATATTTTTATGGACCAGCCACCTGGGTTTGAGGTGCCAGGAGTTGATAGTCAGAAACTGGTTTGCAAGCTAAACAAAGTCCTTTATGGTCTGCGGCAAGCTCCTCGTGCTTGGTTCCATACACTCAAGCAATTTTTAATTGACAAGCTTGGGTTTATTGCATCCAAGGTCGATCCATCGTTGTTTCTTTGAACCTCTTCCACTGGTCAAGTCTACCTTATGGCTTATGTGGATGATATCGTTCTCATTGgtagttcaaatttcaaaatagataGTGTAATGCAGCAGCTTCATGATCGGTTTGCTCTTAAAGACATGGGTAGGCTCAACTTCTTCTTTGGTATTGAAGTCAAATATACACCCCAAGGGCTCCTTCTCAGTTAGCGCAAGTATATTCAGAAGCTGTTACATAAAACAGGCATGACTGATGCTGCTGCTACACCTACACCCATGGTAGGCAACCCTAAGTTGGCAGCCTCAAATGATAGTCAACCTTTTGCAAATAGTCATTTGTATCGGAGTACTGTAGGAATGCTTCAATACTTGTGTATTACCAGGCCTGATTTATCTTTCTGTGTTAACAAGCTCAGTCAATATATGAACTCCCCTAGTGATACTCATTAGAGGGGAGTCAAACGAGTCTTGCGTTACTTAAGTGGGACTATGGAGCATGGACTGTTTCTGTCAGACGGATCATTTCAGCTTGTGTGCTATTCTGATACAGACTGGGCATCATCGATGGAAGACAGACGTTCCGCAACAGGCTATGTCATTTACTTAGGTGCAAATCCTATAGCTTGGTGCTCCAAGAAACAAGTTGTGGTAAGCAGGTCATCTTCAGAAGCGGAATATCGTAGTTTAGCAAATTGCATGTCAGAGTTGCTATGGGTAAAACAGTTGCTGGAAGAACTTGGCCAGGTCTTGTAACAAACGTCTATGATCTGGTGTGATAACACCTCCACTGTTTTAATGTCAGCCAATCCAACCCATCATGCACGTGTCAAACATGTTGAAATTGACCACCATTTTGTTCGTGAGAAAGTTCAGGATGGTACTCTCCAGCTTAACTTCGTTCCATCAGCTAATCAGATTGCAGACGTGCTTACAAAGCCTATCACTCCCAAGTTGTTTGCGGATTTTCGAGGTGCACTTAAAGTTACAACTGAAAAAGATGAAGAGCTTACAAGACCAGGAGAATGTTAGAGTATTAGTTAAAGAAAGTCAGTTAGCTGGAGTTAGTTGCTAATAGTTAGTCTGTTAAGAAAGTTACGGCTTATCTCTATAAATACATGTACTATCTCTTCAAGTCAAATATCGAAAAATACAGTTTCATATCTTGAGTATATTTCAACAACATGAACATTTGATATCCAAGTTGGGGGAAGTGATAAAGAGATAATCATTAGTTAGTTGTTGAAGAGATAATCatcaattagttaattaattggtTGGTTACGAGATGATAATTAGTATATCAATGCATATCAGTTGTAAttttatatacaatttctatTAACAAAGAATTGATATAAAATTTCTTCTTCTTTCACCTTTTCACATCAATTCATAACTTACTGTTGAAATTctcaataaatatttatattaatatatcacatatataaaaatgtatgaaaataaaaaaaatacataaaatgaattattaatgtatcacaatttatataaatttatataacttttaacataaaaaataaaacaaaaagaagatagcaattttttctctaaattaaattattataagaaATCATGCAAAATTAGGTTGAAGAATAATATTACGATGTTGAtgcaaaaaattaaattgaatcatcTATAAGTTTCTAATTGGGTTGGTGTCACGAGTCAGCCGAGCAAGTTGTACTATTATGAAAGTGTTTTtgtcttttttacatttttaaataaataaaaatttaaacataataaggTTTGAACTCATGACAGAATAAACTTTAAGCAATTAACTTTATCATTTATATCAAAGCaccatttaatttttgtattaacttttaataaatatattttttttcacacGTATTAcataatctagtaataaacaAGAGATGAACACGCCATATATATATGACGGTGTCTACAAAAATTATTTACTCTTTAAACATGAATTATGAAAAGTATagaaaactaaattacaaataattgATTTAACGTCAAACGTACGTTAATATCATAGAATTTGTTTTATAAGAAGGGAAAAAATATTGGCTTACACGTGTTAAGccaagaaaaattattaaaatgaatgaGATGAACATGGCATACATATATGAAGGtatctataaaaatatatatactctttaaacataaattataaaaagtataggAAAACTAAATTCCAAATAATTGATTTAACGTCAAATATACACGTGTCAagttaagaaaaattattaaaacgaATATATACtcttcaaatataaattataaaaaatatagaaaaattaaattccaaataatTGATTTAACATCAAAGATACGTTAATATCATAGAAGTTGTTTTATAAGAAAGGCAAAAGATGTACACGTGTCAAGCcaaggaaaattattaaaatgaatgaGAAATTTTTTGTTTCCTTTTGTCGTCAATAAAGGGACAACATTTAATAGCTAGTGTGAACGGATGTTATTCACTCTAACAAAAATGAAAGaagttataaattaatatataataaaattgtattttgattttataaaaataaaataatttatatttaatctttctaaaaattatgaaataataaatttatattttgatttatgaaaaaattataattaaatttcgatctcaatttaaaaaaaattagattcgTCCTGATCTTATTGTTATaccattaaagaaaattaatggcttaatattacaattttttaaaattcagtgattaaaatataatttaaatcatacataaattattaaattataatttatccattaattatttataaatatgaataaaCTTTAACcatatttaaattccatattgTATAGAGTTAAACAATTAATATTGTACTAGTACCATGCATTCATGAATCGAACTTGACACATAACCGCTTCTGCTatcaatgcattaagttggtgaaattttttttatagaatttatttTTGTTCCCACGTAAATAATGTCATGCAAATGATacattaattagtgaatatttatTGCATTCTACCAACCTTCTGATCAACCCATCTGTGAAAAGTACCAAGGGAATGTGTGAAAAGTGCGAGGTAACTcttgaaaattgataaattagcttTAATATTACATGAGCGTTGGGGACTTGCTTTGCAAATAAAAATTATGGTTAAAATAATGTTTGGAActgttgttgacaccattttttgatgaaaaaaacGGAGTcgatttgggttttgaaaaatgaaacgggagtcgccaccaatccttttttatgaggtgtgattggatcaccttgaaaagtggttgtttttaatacggtttagttttattaaaacaacgattttggtccacaaaattcagaaaaatgggttcgggagtcggttacgcacgaggaaggattagcaccctcgatacgcccaaaattggtacctaattgattacttaatgtcttaatgtcgaaaactttgaagaactttaaaaatgcgatccttatataaaaatgaaaatttttgggaaaagtagcatatttcacgttaatcgagaaagagaatcatatccagtaagttaggatacaatgtTTCAAATTCCCCACACGcaaatgaaaaatgcttatttaaaagatattttagccatctcggatttaaaaatgagatcacgacccgtaagttaggacgcaattttttaatcccgagatcatttaaaattcGAGTTTAAAAAGACTCGtcatttagatttatcgtgaaaaatcgaaacccagtaagttaagatacgatcctctcgaatctaaagacgaaatattatttattcaaacaaaTTATGTTATGTCGAGTAAGATAAAACACTAAAATCGTAGTAAAATGTGAAAGCAATTTGCATTGTTGTTATTCatggcaaaatcataatgaatacaaaagtataaaatgatatgagcaatagcaacaataataaataaacattagtcctacaatcatataaaataacaatgtatataaacaaataaatcaaaactttcattcaaaataataataaaatgaaataaatagtgaacacaaataaaacgtaaaggaatatatatatgtatagaaatgtaaattaaaatatgtgtGTATACGTAAGTtacaaaatatatgaaatatatataaagtatattttaaaatataaagaaaaaataaacatgtatgaaGTGTATGTAAGTAGAATgataatacgagcaatagcatcaaagaagataaataaaaaaggatgaaTCAACAACATACAAGAAAACAAGCATATAAgtaaatgagattaaaatattttaaaataatgatgaaaacgtaaatagatataattataaagAATGTAAGAagatatatatgtaagtatacatcaaagtttaaaaataataaaaatataagtaaataatgataatttatatatatcaaatgtCAAAAGTATGTgcgtatatatgtattttaaaattataaaacctaaaaagtatatatgtatttaaaagaaatatatatatgtaaataaaaattataaaatataaaaaatatataagtgtatatatattcgtGAAAGTAGAAAGATGTATATAGACAAAAATATATGAGTacgtgtgtatgtatgtatgtatatatatatatatatgaaaataaaaaaggtatatagattatagaatataaagaatatatgtatgagtatgtatacatataaattgggaaaaatatgtacgtgtattataaaa
Protein-coding sequences here:
- the LOC107942942 gene encoding uncharacterized mitochondrial protein AtMg00810-like, with the translated sequence MAYVDDIVLIGSSNFKIDSVMQQLHDRFALKDMGMTDAAATPTPMVGNPKLAASNDSQPFANSHLYRSTVGMLQYLCITRPDLSFCVNKLSQYMNSPSDTH